In a single window of the Caproicibacterium sp. BJN0003 genome:
- a CDS encoding glycogen/starch/alpha-glucan phosphorylase: MNYHLSEKEIQNRVLAKLGQNFGVALDNATDDQCYKAVAKVVIDLLSKGYSEFSEKAEKNHTKHVYYLCMEFLMGRSLKNNLWNLGLEEPFRQALGEMGLKLDRLYDCEPDAGLGNGGLGRLAACFLDGLATDGYPATGYSLCYEYGVFRQKLVDGWQTELPDFWLPGGQVWLREIPEKAVEVHFDGHIEESWSGSHHMTIHKDYTNIIAIPCDMYVSGVDGKGISCLRIWKSKSPDFNMKLFNSGEYLRAMERNAMAEVITKVLYPEDNHMEGKSLRLTQQYFLVSASIQDIVRNHLFHYSTLDNLPDLVAIHLNDTHPVLAIPELMRIMLDECGYSWENAWDITTRTFAYTNHTVMKEALECWNTDLFRLRLPRIYQIIEEINRRFCAEMHGHGVDGYKVGRMAPLNDGFVKMANLAVVGAHHVNGVSGLHSQILKDTVFHDFYTEMPQKFTNVTNGIAHRRWLCQANPGLSELLTEKTGDGYIHFADELKKFEKFKDDRSTLEALSKIKRENKERLADYIQRENGIILDPDSIFDVQVKRMHEYKRQHLNALHILSTYQWLRENPNADFQPRTYLFGAKAAPGYYLAKQIIRFIYQLSQVIDNDPRVKEKLKIVYIEDYRVTLAELMIPAADISEQISLAGTEASGTSNMKFMINGAVTLGTLDGANVEIHDSVGDDNMLLFGMTTQEVNSLKQAGYHPRQIYENNPIIHRAVDEIHTGWNGNDFSEIADSLINQDPYMVLADFDSYAKAQQKSAKLYQDSLSWQKMCLTNIANAGRFAADRAIHEYAANIWNCMPVPGVAPKPNHE, translated from the coding sequence ATGAATTATCATTTATCCGAAAAAGAAATACAAAATCGTGTTCTTGCAAAATTGGGGCAGAATTTTGGGGTTGCGCTGGACAATGCGACAGATGATCAATGCTATAAAGCGGTCGCTAAAGTTGTGATTGATCTTCTTTCAAAAGGATATAGTGAATTTTCAGAAAAAGCAGAAAAAAATCATACAAAGCACGTGTATTATCTTTGCATGGAATTTTTGATGGGGCGCAGCCTGAAAAACAATCTTTGGAATTTGGGGCTGGAAGAACCTTTTCGGCAAGCCCTGGGGGAAATGGGCTTAAAACTCGATCGTCTTTATGACTGCGAGCCGGATGCCGGACTTGGAAACGGCGGATTGGGAAGACTGGCCGCCTGCTTTTTGGACGGATTAGCGACCGATGGCTATCCTGCTACCGGATACAGTCTTTGCTATGAATATGGGGTCTTTCGCCAGAAGCTGGTAGACGGCTGGCAGACGGAACTGCCTGATTTTTGGTTGCCCGGCGGTCAGGTCTGGCTGCGTGAAATCCCGGAAAAAGCAGTAGAAGTCCATTTTGACGGGCATATTGAAGAGTCATGGTCCGGTTCTCATCATATGACAATCCATAAAGACTATACCAATATTATTGCAATTCCATGTGATATGTATGTTTCCGGAGTAGACGGCAAGGGGATTTCGTGTTTGCGGATTTGGAAGAGCAAAAGCCCTGATTTTAATATGAAGCTTTTTAATTCCGGCGAATATCTGCGGGCGATGGAGCGAAATGCAATGGCAGAAGTGATTACGAAGGTGCTTTATCCGGAAGATAATCACATGGAAGGAAAAAGCCTGCGGCTTACCCAACAGTATTTTTTGGTGAGCGCCAGTATTCAGGATATTGTTAGGAATCATCTTTTCCACTATTCAACGCTGGATAATTTGCCCGATTTGGTGGCAATCCATCTGAATGATACACACCCGGTCCTTGCGATCCCCGAACTGATGCGGATTATGTTGGATGAGTGTGGTTACAGTTGGGAAAACGCATGGGATATTACCACTCGTACGTTTGCCTATACAAACCATACCGTGATGAAGGAAGCACTGGAATGTTGGAATACGGACTTGTTCCGTCTGCGTCTGCCAAGAATTTATCAGATTATCGAGGAGATCAACCGCCGCTTCTGCGCTGAAATGCATGGGCATGGTGTGGACGGTTATAAGGTTGGTCGTATGGCACCGCTCAACGATGGATTTGTCAAGATGGCAAACCTGGCTGTTGTAGGAGCACATCATGTAAACGGGGTTTCGGGTCTGCACAGCCAAATTTTAAAAGATACGGTTTTTCATGACTTTTATACGGAAATGCCTCAGAAATTTACGAATGTGACGAATGGAATTGCGCACAGAAGATGGCTTTGTCAGGCGAACCCGGGGCTTTCAGAGCTGCTGACCGAAAAAACCGGGGACGGATATATTCATTTTGCCGATGAACTTAAAAAGTTTGAAAAATTTAAAGACGACAGATCAACGCTGGAAGCTCTTTCTAAAATTAAGCGTGAAAACAAAGAACGTTTAGCTGACTATATTCAGAGAGAAAATGGAATCATACTAGATCCTGATTCCATTTTTGACGTGCAGGTAAAAAGAATGCATGAGTATAAACGCCAGCATCTGAATGCACTGCATATCCTTTCTACCTATCAGTGGCTGCGGGAAAATCCGAATGCCGATTTTCAGCCGCGCACCTATCTTTTCGGAGCGAAAGCGGCGCCCGGCTATTATCTTGCGAAGCAGATTATACGGTTTATCTATCAGCTTTCGCAGGTCATTGACAATGACCCCCGCGTAAAAGAGAAACTTAAGATTGTCTATATCGAGGATTATCGAGTTACGCTGGCAGAATTGATGATTCCAGCGGCCGATATCAGTGAACAGATTTCCCTAGCAGGCACCGAGGCGAGCGGCACCAGTAATATGAAATTTATGATTAATGGAGCGGTCACGCTGGGAACGCTGGACGGCGCCAATGTGGAGATTCATGATTCTGTGGGGGACGATAATATGCTTCTCTTCGGAATGACTACGCAGGAAGTGAACAGTTTAAAGCAAGCGGGATATCATCCGCGGCAGATTTATGAAAACAATCCGATTATTCACAGAGCGGTCGATGAGATACACACCGGTTGGAATGGAAATGATTTTTCGGAAATTGCGGATTCGCTGATTAATCAAGATCCATACATGGTTTTAGCTGATTTTGATAGCTATGCGAAAGCGCAGCAAAAATCGGCGAAGCTCTATCAGGATTCGCTCAGTTGGCAGAAGATGTGCCTAACTAATATTGCAAATGCGGGAAGATTTGCGGCTGACCGTGCGATCCACGAATATGCGGCAAATATTTGGAACTGCATGCCGGTTCCTGGGGTTGCCCCAAAACCTAATCATGAATAA
- a CDS encoding glycoside hydrolase family 13 protein translates to MFNSRSLSYRSPMGAVGDHQPVHFRVTMPRDLRVSAVRLLVLHDQDQSLSTLDLFWCGMNGENFEWWECHFIPQEEGLYFYHFQVNTWRGWQDLYRGTDGEDSAFHGPIGRLWQLTVFEHTYRTPDWLSGGVMYQIFPDRFFASGKEKFNVPNDRMLHKKWDEEPIWQFGEKGIIKNNDYFGGDLPGITQKLDYLKGLGVTCIYLNPIFEAHSNHRYNTANYEKIDPLLGNEEDFCTLCREAKRLGIHVIIDGVFNHTGSDSIYFNREGRYPGPGAYQSKDSPYYSWYRFHNWPNDYECWWNFNTLPDVKEENPDYRNYITGKDGIIRKWIRAGASGWRLDVADELPDDFLEDIRKAAREENPDAVILGEVWEDATTKYAYGKRRRYLLGNQLDSVMNYPFRNAILGFLSGQDAAQIMESITEILENYPPQTIRILMNHIGTHDTERALSALGGEPLNGRDRKWQSEQKLSEEQRAHGVERLKAASLIQYTLPGVPCLYYGDEAGMEGYRDPFNRRVYPWGNEDADLLEWYRGLGSLRKEFSCLKEGDFQPIHASGHLLIYTRSNLRDQLLIAVNAADSEEPFYLPNDWRTAQVEFGPEPDRNGSVTLEAQGILLLSLRKIAGPNPSLEALPAPSFNETIESIKDQILESEQKPVIKEQLMDFLEKIDSQKSDSKKST, encoded by the coding sequence ATGTTTAATTCACGCAGTCTGTCTTATCGCAGTCCTATGGGGGCCGTAGGCGACCATCAGCCCGTTCATTTTCGCGTGACCATGCCGCGCGATTTACGGGTCAGCGCAGTGCGGCTTTTGGTTCTGCACGACCAGGATCAAAGTCTTTCCACACTGGACCTTTTTTGGTGCGGAATGAACGGAGAAAACTTTGAATGGTGGGAATGCCACTTTATTCCGCAGGAAGAAGGACTCTATTTCTATCATTTTCAGGTGAATACATGGCGCGGCTGGCAGGATCTTTATCGAGGAACAGACGGCGAAGATTCCGCTTTTCACGGTCCTATTGGGAGGCTGTGGCAGCTGACTGTTTTTGAGCATACCTACCGCACGCCGGATTGGCTTTCCGGCGGTGTGATGTACCAAATTTTTCCCGACCGCTTTTTTGCTTCCGGTAAAGAAAAATTCAATGTTCCAAATGACCGGATGCTTCATAAAAAATGGGACGAAGAACCGATCTGGCAGTTTGGCGAAAAAGGAATCATCAAAAATAACGACTATTTTGGAGGCGATCTCCCTGGAATCACTCAAAAGCTGGATTATTTAAAAGGGTTAGGAGTCACCTGCATTTATCTAAACCCCATTTTTGAGGCTCATTCCAATCATCGCTACAACACAGCAAATTATGAAAAAATTGACCCGCTCCTCGGCAATGAGGAAGATTTTTGCACTCTTTGCAGAGAAGCCAAAAGACTCGGAATCCATGTAATCATTGACGGTGTCTTCAATCATACCGGCAGCGACAGTATTTATTTTAATCGGGAAGGTCGTTATCCGGGACCCGGAGCCTATCAGAGCAAAGACTCCCCTTACTATTCATGGTATCGTTTTCACAATTGGCCAAATGATTATGAATGCTGGTGGAATTTTAATACCTTGCCCGATGTAAAGGAAGAAAATCCGGATTACCGTAATTATATCACGGGAAAAGATGGAATTATCCGCAAATGGATTCGCGCCGGAGCTTCCGGCTGGCGCTTAGATGTTGCAGACGAACTGCCTGACGATTTTCTGGAAGACATCCGCAAAGCTGCACGGGAAGAAAATCCGGATGCAGTTATCCTCGGGGAAGTCTGGGAAGATGCCACCACAAAATATGCTTATGGAAAAAGGCGGCGATATCTTTTAGGGAATCAGCTTGACAGCGTCATGAATTATCCATTTCGCAACGCAATTTTGGGCTTTCTTTCTGGGCAGGACGCGGCACAGATCATGGAATCCATCACCGAAATTTTAGAAAATTATCCGCCGCAAACGATTCGAATTTTAATGAATCATATTGGAACACACGATACCGAGCGGGCTTTGAGCGCATTAGGCGGAGAACCGCTTAACGGGCGTGACCGAAAATGGCAGAGCGAGCAAAAACTCTCAGAGGAACAGCGGGCTCATGGAGTTGAGCGGCTTAAAGCAGCATCCCTCATTCAATATACACTGCCGGGAGTCCCATGCCTTTATTATGGGGATGAAGCCGGTATGGAAGGCTATCGGGATCCCTTTAACCGCCGGGTTTATCCATGGGGAAACGAAGACGCCGATCTTTTGGAATGGTACCGTGGTTTAGGTTCTCTTCGTAAAGAATTTTCCTGTTTAAAAGAAGGGGACTTTCAGCCGATTCACGCAAGCGGTCATCTGCTGATCTATACCCGCAGCAATCTGCGTGATCAGCTCCTGATCGCCGTTAACGCGGCAGATTCGGAAGAACCCTTCTATCTTCCCAACGACTGGCGCACGGCACAGGTTGAATTTGGGCCGGAGCCAGATCGAAACGGCAGTGTAACTCTCGAAGCACAGGGGATACTCTTACTCTCTCTCAGAAAGATTGCGGGACCAAATCCTTCTTTAGAAGCTCTGCCTGCCCCCTCTTTCAATGAAACAATCGAGTCCATCAAAGACCAGATTTTAGAGAGCGAACAAAAACCCGTAATCAAAGAACAGCTGATGGATTTTCTTGAAAAAATAGATTCCCAAAAGTCAGATTCCAAAAAAAGCACTTGA
- a CDS encoding tyrosine-type recombinase/integrase, whose amino-acid sequence MPNCKNCRKKLSDDWIYCPWCGKKQIETKRKTIKRENGTGSIFKRYDIKNRPYVALCPSESDKKREAIGYYATAQEAKDALYDYKKNPTDKLNITLEELYAEWKPIGLKDKSKQLSDSYRAAYNKLSPLWKIRFREIGYGQVQNILESLQKPHTKCDKKGVATLKGGKPVILPPSSYSSLHDVKVLCGLLCKFAAKNNIVRDNWAVLLDLPKKSQSVKDCFDDLERKKIENAAFGTAGSEKVPFADFILFMTYTGLRITEFLNLTKFSVRESNGNYALYGGIKTDAGKNKVVPVHHKIVPILKEWIAKGGQTVFCKDDGSPYRAEYFRKKCYYPALEQIGVRKLSPHATRRTCATMMSAAGVREEDFIAIMGHTDFSVDIDSYIFQTAEKLQPAIEKLS is encoded by the coding sequence ATGCCTAATTGTAAAAACTGCAGAAAAAAATTATCAGACGATTGGATTTATTGCCCCTGGTGCGGGAAAAAGCAGATAGAAACAAAAAGAAAAACGATCAAAAGGGAAAACGGAACCGGGTCGATTTTTAAACGATATGACATTAAGAACCGTCCATATGTGGCTTTATGCCCTTCTGAATCCGACAAGAAGAGGGAAGCAATTGGGTATTACGCAACCGCACAGGAAGCTAAAGACGCGCTATATGACTATAAAAAGAATCCTACAGATAAATTAAATATCACTTTAGAAGAGCTGTATGCAGAATGGAAGCCGATCGGGCTTAAAGATAAATCAAAGCAGTTATCCGATAGTTATAGAGCAGCTTATAACAAGCTTTCCCCTCTTTGGAAAATAAGATTTCGTGAGATCGGTTACGGACAAGTTCAAAATATTTTAGAGTCTTTGCAAAAGCCGCACACCAAATGCGATAAAAAGGGCGTAGCCACTTTAAAAGGTGGAAAGCCAGTAATTTTACCACCATCATCTTATTCGTCCCTACACGACGTTAAGGTGCTTTGTGGGCTATTATGCAAATTTGCAGCTAAAAATAATATTGTTAGAGATAATTGGGCGGTATTGTTAGACCTCCCGAAGAAATCACAGTCCGTAAAAGATTGTTTTGATGACTTAGAAAGAAAGAAGATTGAAAATGCTGCATTTGGTACAGCAGGATCGGAAAAAGTTCCGTTTGCAGATTTCATACTATTTATGACATACACCGGATTGCGTATCACCGAATTTTTAAACCTAACAAAATTTAGCGTCCGAGAATCAAATGGAAATTACGCTCTATATGGCGGTATTAAAACAGATGCCGGTAAAAACAAAGTTGTGCCAGTTCACCATAAAATAGTCCCAATTCTAAAAGAGTGGATTGCAAAAGGAGGACAAACAGTTTTTTGTAAAGATGATGGAAGCCCTTATAGAGCTGAATATTTCCGTAAAAAATGTTATTATCCTGCATTAGAGCAGATCGGAGTCAGAAAGCTATCTCCCCACGCTACCCGAAGGACGTGCGCAACAATGATGTCGGCTGCCGGAGTCCGTGAAGAAGATTTTATTGCAATCATGGGTCACACCGATTTTAGTGTTGATATTGATAGCTATATTTTTCAAACCGCAGAAAAGCTACAGCCAGCTATAGAAAAGCTATCATAA